tgaggCTGGGTTTAACCTAACAAAAAGGAGGAGAAGGGGGCAGAACATTATTGGACAACGTGCCACTGTGGAGGTCCCTGGCCAGCATGGGAGCAAATGTGACACTGTGTGCTACCATCAGCCACCAAGGGGTTCTCCGCCATCATGCTACCCTGGGCCCTTACTACACAGAACATCTCTTGGCTTTCCTCAACCATCTCTATGATTCCATTATCCAGCAAGAACCAAGGGAGCCAGGGTGGTCAGAGCAGCCTCAGTATGTTTGGGATAACCTAATTTGGGGTAATGTAAGTTTCCATCGTGCTGCTTTGGATTGCAATTGGTTCAGTGATCATGCCAGGTTTTCTAACATGTTTCTACCAGCATACTCCCCATTCttcaatcccacagaagagttTTTCTGCATGGCGGTGGAAGGTTTATAATCGAAATGggatttataattttttaaaggttACAATTATGAACGGGAAAACCTTTTGCAGGCAATGGCAGAGGCCTGTGGTGACATTGCTATAGAGTCGATCCAAGACTGGATAAGACACAGCAGAGCATATTTTCCTTGCTGCCTTGCTAGAGAAACATATACTATGATGTAGATGAAGTTATGTGGCCTGATCCTGCCCAGAGACATCGTTGTAATTGTGCTGTAATTGACAATATACAGTGTTTTGTTGCATACCGAGTTCATACTCAATTCTTTAGAATTTGAACTTTTGAAAAGTGCTTCTCATCTACTGTAAGATCACATTACACtgttataaagaaaataaacttctCTAAAAGTTGTATTTTACTGTACCTGCACCCTTCCATTTATGTTGCATAATAGACATTGACCTGCAGAACGATTCCTGATTCCCAATAAAAGGTTTTTGTAATAGTGTTTTGAATTGATTGGAGTAGTCTGTATATTTGTTAGGTTTTGTGTGTTATCTGAGGCCAAAGTTTGATTTTGACAGAAGAGAATATGTTTTTGACTGAAATATTTGAGTTTGACATGGAAGTTTGATGTTTGTACGAATTACTGTGTAGTTATGAGACTGTGTTTATAGTTCTGAAAAAATGGTGACTTGTTTCATGAATTGTGTGTTAGCAATCaggaaaaactgtaataaaataacattgatAAGAAGAAATTTAGCCAACTAAActcactgaattaatcagtgagTATTTTCCAACTAATATCAGTGCAGACAGTGGTCAGTGAGTGAAGAGACGACGATGATGATCATGTTTAAATGCTgcaagtgacttttacctcaggtgataaGACAGAAACTAATGTGGATGATGTCAATAACTGAAGTGATAACGCATGTCCCATTGTAAACTTAAAATTTGGCAGCAGTGTTATTTTGCATTAAGTAGAttatgttataaatgtagaggtaggcaCAGTGTCTGAGTagaattggaatgaaatctttaaatgtgagTTTCTCCCTTTGCATTTTCTCAGGGTAACCagatttaaaatgctagaactttacttatTCAGAtccatgcaaaagagaaacatattacAGTTCAGGACAGCATGTAGTTTTCAGGACtttatatagtagaaaatgtaaaactttgATGGTGTGAATCCCAGGCCACAACCCATCCGTTGCAACCTAAAAGAAACCTTACTGAAGTCTAGACTGTTTTCTAAAAGCTCAGAATGGCACTAATACTCTACAAGCACTAATCTTATTTATTATGGTGAATCAAGTGATTAGCTGTACTACATTAGAGGCTGACAACCCTGGAGTACTGCCTATCCTGCACGTTTTAGTGCTTTCactgctcccaacacacctgattccactagtaatctaattaacagcttgagttgaagtgggtgtattagggcagggaaaacactaaaatatgcagggggtactccaggactgGGGTTGCGAACCTGTTTACACACTTGTGACAATAAAGTGTACACATTtgtgacaataaagttgaaacAAAACTGAAGTAGTATCATAGCGTGTGAAGATGGCACTCTTTATTCAAGCAGCTTTAACCACAGAGTTTTTATGACTTCCGCTATGTCAGTGTCTGTATGCAGCACCCGTATGTGCTGTTTCCTGTGTTGCACTGCAAGTCAGAAGGAAACCACAGGTTAATCACGTGGCCTGGCTTCCACATTCCGTTTTGTATACTAGTCGGAAGTTAATGGTCTGTTTTAATGAGATTACATTAAAATGATGGTGAGAGCGAAGCTATAAGTGGatcaaaacagaagaaaagaaaaactgagcCTGGATCATACAGCAGAGTGATGGACATACAGAGCTCCCACCCCTTCATTGTTGGTAAGCTGCATATCTATCTAAGTGAAAATGAGCACAGCATAGATGCATGCCTGAGCATCTGGAACATACATTTAGGAAACCTGTCTAGTCCACCTTTTATGTACTATATAATAGGGCCATAGGTTTCTATATAATAGAGCTATAGGCCTTTAGGACATCAGACAGGATATGAGAAGATATAGTCAAGTATTTAATTTTAGCTATAGGTGGATGCACTTAAAGAAACCTCTTGGGGAAAAACATCTGTAGTGTCACAGTTGCATGCAGAGTGGGATTTCCTATTACGGATACAAGCAAACTCCCTTCCTTCATGAAGCATTTTGGAAGAGGAAGTAAATGTTTAAGTACTACAGCCACTTTGTGGGCGGGCTGTTTTTTTGACCTGCAACTTGCCTACTCATTAAAACTGAATTTATAAATGAGGGTAGAATTATACTGATGCATTCCTGCGcctttattattagtagtaacattactagcattttttttttttatttcattttgagaAATCTTATCTCCTGTGCTTTGATTGGCTGATAGTTCTTACTAACAGCTCCACAAGAACTATACCACTGATGCTGGATTGCTTGTTGTGAAAATTCCCCAATAATTGTATGACGTATTTGCATCATGTAAAGCATGCTAGGCATTGTACTGATGGATTTAATACAACACTGAGGAATTGCATGAATTGCATGAATTGTGCAAATACTAAGAGATGAGAAATGCAAATCTGCACCACAGAAAACTACATACCAAGACAAATTACATAGCAAACActagttttaaaacaaaatggtCATATAATTATTTGTTATCTCTTGCAGAAGCCAAACAGCAGGCTGCAGCAAAGACAGCAGGGAGCCCTCATCATGATAATCCTCCTCTCCCAGAGCTGCGCCTGGTCCTACTAGGCCGCAAAGGAACTGGGAAAAGTTCTTCAGGAAACACCATTCTTGGTGTGGCTGGAGGATTTGAGAGTGGCAAACCaacagaggagtgtgtgaaaaGACGAGCTGACATAGCAAGCCATCGTGTTACAGTGGTAGATACTCCAGGGTGGGAATGGTACTATTCTGGCAATGGCACTCCTGCCTGGGTGACAAGAGAGACAATGAGAAGCGTGACAGTCTGCCCGCCTGGACCACATGCTTTGCTTCTGGTGATACGGTCCTTTGCCTCAGTCACAGAGGACTACTACAGGCAGGTGGAAGAACACTTGGAGCTTTTGGGCAAGACAGCATGGGCTCACACCATGCTGCTATTCACACGTGGGGAGGAACTAGGCTCCATTCCCATAGAACAGAGAATAAAAAATGCAGGAAAATCCTTTCAGAAGCTTCTTGAGAGGTGTGGAAACAGGTTCCATGTGCTTGAAAACAAACGCTGTGGCAAAGATGGAGCTCAGGTGAAAGAACTGATAAGGAAAATTGAGGAGATGGTAAAGGAAAGTGGGGGAAGACATTACGAATGTGACCCTTTACTCCTAGGGATTGAGGTGGAAGGGAAaaggagagcaagagagagaagaaagaaacaaagaataaTGGAGTCTCAAGCACAAAAAGGGATCATAAAAGCTGTGTTGACATGTGAGGCAATCTAATACTTTCTACCTGCatctacagaaaacatttaacttATAATAGGTATAATTTAAGTAAGTCTGTAGAAATATTCTTTGGCTAATCTGACAAAACTGAAGAGAAAAGAGTATAATGCTTTATGAAACAAAGTGAATCAAGtggttattatattttttctgtatttattttggatTGATATGTCATGTTATAATTaagtcattttaataaaatacctGAGGAAACTCAACAAACATGCATTTATATGAATTTCTTGTCTCACATAGCTGATATTTCACCATCTGAGGACTTGGATGAAATGAGTCTTTTCTCCAGGGGCTCCCGTCGTCTCCCAGAAGTGCGACTCATCCTCcttggagaaagagagacagggaaaaGTTCTGCCGGGAATACCATTCTCAGAGGGTCTGCATTTTTCCAAACAGGCCAGGCCACAGAGGAATGTTCAAGGCAGCAGGCAGAAATTTCTGGAAGACTGGTGACAGTAGTGGATGTTCCTGGATGGGAGGGTGGTCCTGAAGGAATCACGCCAGACAGAGTGAAGCGGGAGATCTGTGCTAGTGTTACACTGTGTCCTCCTGGTCCCCATGCCCTTCTGTTGACACTGAGGGTGGATGCCCTAGTCAGAGCTACAGCAGTAAGAGAGCACATGGAGTTACTCGGGGAAGGTGTATGGAGACATACCATACTGCTATTCACAAGAGGTGATCAGCTGAGAGAGGGGGTTACTATTGAACAACACATCCAAGGAGGAGGGCGAGATCTTCACTGGCTGATGGAGAAGTGTGGCAACAGATATCATGTTGTCAGCAGCACTGTCTTGGAAAGTGACAGCTCCAAAGCTCAGGTAACTGCACTGTTAGAAAAGATTGAGAAAATAGTTTCAGGAAATCGATGTGAGGCTTTCTCGCCAGTTGTACAGGAGATTCAGGAACTTGGGAAGCAAAAGAATGAAAGGTTCAATGTGAAGCTAAAAGAAGTTAATGAGAAGCTTCAGCGTCAAGAGCTGGAGCtcaagagaatgagagagagggaggtgaaAAGCATCAGGCGGATTTTCGACTGGAGGAAAGACAAAGTCAAATCACCAGAAAAAACaaggagagaaagggaggaggGAGTGGATAGAACTGAAGATGACAGAAAGAGCATCATGAGTGAGCTGGAGGAGAGGATGGCTTGGTTAACAGGGGATAGGGAAAGAGAGATTCAGGAGCTGAGCCTGGAAAACAGCAGAGTCATTGCAGCTCTCAGTCAGGGGTGCAGCGAAAGGGGAGAGATTATAATGAAgttagagaaaaaagaaagagagtgtgaggaattaaaagaaaaagtggatGAGCTACAAGTTAATGTCCTAGAGCTTAAACGTGTCAGCATGTTaaaagagcaagaaagaaaaaaaatagaagaagagCTCACGAAAAGGCATGAGGATGCTGAAAATGAGCTGAAAGAGCAATTGAATCACAAACAAAAGGAGGGAGAGGAGCTAAGAAGAAGAGCTGAAGAAATTCAGAAGATGATGGCAGAATCAAAACTGAAATATGAAGGagatatattaaatgaaaaaaaagagcaggagATAGGACTAGCAGAGAAAAATGAACTTGAGAAAAGGCttgaagagaaacagaaagagatggAAGAAATTAAACTGATAACTGAAAACAAAGTAAGGGAGCAAGAGGAAAGATtgagagaaatgaatgaaaagagagacacagagaagaaTAAACTTAGTGAAATGATAGAGCtgatgacaaaagaaatggaagAGTTGCAGGTTGCTTACAGACAACAGGTGAAGTCATCTGAAGCTGCGAGACAAATACACGAAAGTACTGTATTAAAATACAATGAACTTGTAGATAAACTTGTGGGGAAAGATGCAGAACTTGTTGCCATACAGCAGAGACAAAATCAGCAGGAGATGGCTAAAAAGGttgaaattcaaaataaactgaaagagaaagatgcAGAAATAACTGAATTGGTTAAAAAACACATGGAGAAGGAGCAGGAgattgaaacactgaaacaaactATTGATGCCAAGCACAGAACcatggaaaatgtgaaaaatgatagTAAGGCAAAAATGGCTGAGTACATTTCCAGGATAAAAGATTTAGAGAATGAGTACAAAGAGATGGAAGAGTTCttgaaaagagaaaatgtgattctAAAAGAGGAAATAGAGGTAATGAAGAATTTGAATGAGGAGAATgctagaaaaaaagaagatgacAAAAGGAAGATCTTAGAGGTGAAGGAAAACATTATTAACCATCTACGACAACAGAATGAAGAGAGCAGAACCCACATCGAAGACTTAAAAAAGCAGTTAATAGAAGTCCAGATCAAGCTGGAGAATCTACAAAATCAGAATGCAACACTCATTCAGGAGTTAGATGGACTTCACATAACATGTGAGGACTATAAAAGGGACCTTCAGGCCCAGATAATAAAAAAtgagagcagagagaaagacattaAAGATATACTCAACCAATCTGAAGAAATGGGAAAAATCAAAGATGCATTGAACCAAGAGAAcattaaaaagaaggaaaatgagaTTTGTTTGTTGAAACAGAGAAATCACACACAACAAATGGAACTGGAGGTTATGAATGAAAGGAGTAAAGAGCTGGAAAAGAAGACTGAAGAGATGAAAAAATATTATGAGGAGAGGCTTTCAGAAAGGATTGCTGAAATGGATGTTAAGGATGCAGAGAGGGAACGAAGACTTCACAATAGAGAGCAAATCTTGGGTAAAAATATGCAAGAGCTTGAAAGAGGTAAAAAGGacttgaaaaaaagagaggatgacATTAACTGCAGAGAGCAAGACATAAGAGATGAAAAACAGCAGCTGGATAGAAGAGAACATGAATTAAGAGACAAGgaaaatgaactgaaacaccAGTACCAAAATAACCAGAGTCTCCAAGAAAACctagagagaagagaaaaggagctgacagaaagagaaaaggaactTAAAAGCAAGCACAATGAACAGAGAGATTTATCTGAAAAGCAGGAATTGGAAAGAGAAAATATCAAGAAACAGctagaagagaaagaaaatggattGAGAAGAATGGAAGAGGAATTTTCAGTAAAACAAATTGATCTTCGGGATCAGTTAAAAGATTTGGAATGTCACAGAGAGAATCTAGACATTAGAGATAAGGAATTCAGCAAAAGAGAGCAACAGTTACTTGAATCAGAGCAGTTATGCGCAGTCAAGTTACAGGAACTGTCAGAGGGCATGCAGGAACTGGAGCAAAACAAGCAGGATATTGAAAAATGGCAAACAGAACTAACTACAAAGGAATGTAGTCTGATGCAAAGATCAACCGAATTTCAGAAAAAAGAGCAGGAGCTTTTACAGAGAGAACATGATCTTCAGATCAAAACCCAGGATCTGttagaaacaaaaaaggaaattgAAGCACGTGAACAGGTGTTATTGAACAAGCAAGAAATTGAGGCAGCTACAACTGATCAATTGAAAAATGAATTAGAGACTATCAAAGATACATTAGCAATAAGGGAGCAGGAACTGAGGAATACTGAGGATATGCTTGATAAAAGAGAGCAAGAAtttaaagacagagaaaaagacttAGACATGAAGGAAAAACAAATTGCCAAGATATATGAAGAATACGAGGCTGCAGAGAAAATACTGGAAAGTAAgaagaaagcacaaagagaaTTTTTTGAAAAGCAGGAAAAGGAGATTGAAAACATTAGGCAACAGcttgaagagaaagaaaaagaactgATAACAATGCAAGATGAACTTTTGGTAAAACAAATCAAtcttcaaaaagaaaagaaagactttGAGAGTCTCAGAGAGAATCTGGACAACAAGGAAAAGGAACTTAAGAAAATAGAGCAAGAGCTAGTGAATTCAGAGCAGTTGTGTGAAGTCAAGGCACAGGAACTGTCGAAAGGGGTGCAAGAACTGGAGAAAAGCAAACGAGATAATGAAAAATGGCAATCTGAACTAAGTAACAAAGAATATGATCTGCTACTGCGGTCAAATGAACTTCATAAAAAAGAACAGGAGCTTGTACAAAGAGAACATAACCTTCAACTAAAATGCCAAGAGCTACTTGGCAAAAATGAGGAGGTTGAGCCAGTACAGCAACAGCTATTGGGCAACCAACAACACCAGATTACTGAAACATGGGAAAGCCAATTAGAAGATTTCAGAAAGACCTTAGCAAAAAGGGAGCAAGAACTGAAGAAGAAAGAGGATGAGTTTCAGAAAAGAGAGCAAAATATTAAGAGCGCAGAAATATATTTGGACAAGAGAGAGATAATTGtgcagaaaagagaaagagaggtgcAAATTAACAAAGAACAAAATGACAGCATGCTAAGTGACctcaagaaaaaacaagaaataataGAAGAAATAAAGGGTTCTttagaaacaaaacagcatgaGGTAAGTGACCTGGAGAAAGAACTTAGCATCAGAGAGCACAACatcacaaataaagaaaaagaccTGAGTAATCGCTATAAAGAACTGGATATTAAGGAGCACAACATGGAAAAATGTGAACTAGAACTAAAGTCAAAAGATCAAGCATTCAAGAAAACAGAGCAAGAGTTGAATGAACTGAAGATAACACTCGAGTCCAAGaagaaatatttagaaaatcATACAGCTGAACTAGAGAACCAGAAAAGTGAGATGAACATTGAGAAACAAATGTTAAAGATGAAATCAGAGCAACTGGAAAAGTGGGGAAAATATCTGTACAACATGGAACTTAAAATGATCAACAGTAATCCCAGTCCTGATTTTCAACCATGGAACCAAAAGACAGCAATTAATCTAACACAGACAAGGAACAGTGAAACAATGTATCAAGAGGTTGGAATTGATAGTAGAACCTATGatagagaaaaaggaaatagcAGTGCAGCAGAAGATGACCAGAGTGCAGAAATGGCTTCATCATCTGAAACCACAAACAGAGAGCTTGAGAATGAGGAGTTAGCATGCCTAGTTAAAGGCAAAAGAGCATTAGAGGTCAAGATAGAAGAGTACAGGAATGGAGCAAACAGGGAGGATGTGGGCACTCTTGCTAAGGAGGATGATGCTGAGGAATTCTTTGAACCAGCCGGTTCTGATGGCCAAGTGACTCAAGGTTTATTCTACCAACTTTCTGAACTCAAGCTGATGCTCATAGGAGAAGCTTGGTCATCACGCCAGTCAGCCATACACACCATTCTGGGGGAAGATCCCGAGGTTGGCAACCCATGGAGGGGAAACATATCTGGCAAGCCCTTACTGGTTGTGGAGCCCCAAGGGATAAAATGGAGATGTTCCAGAGATATAAATATGAGTTTTCAAAAGGATCTCATACACAGTGTTTCTCTGTGCACACCTGGACCTCATGCCTTTGTCCTTCTCTTGCCTGCATACTTAACCTTCACAGGACAGTACAGGAGAGCAGTGGAGTGCACCATGGCCACACTGGGGGAGACTGCATGGAGGCATACTGTTGTTCTGTTTACATGGGCAGAGGCTCTTGGAGAAAGTGGACAACAACACATAAAGAGGAATGGGGATTTGGAATGGCTCATCCAAAAATGTGGAGGTAGATATCATGTGTTGGACAACAGACACAGGGAAGCTCACGTAGTAGAGCTTTTGAAGATGATTTATGAGATGGTGGCAGCAAACCATGGACATTATTACCAAGCACAGTGACTGACATTATTGCCACTATAATGACAGCAGATTAAATCACTTTCAGGGTCACAAAACTTGTCATTTTGAGTTTTCATGTGTTTTCtaatttttgttaataaataaatgagtactATGTAGTTGTAAGCAATCATTTTATACTCTATATTTAGAAGGAAAATTTTAGAATTAGTATTTAGGAAGTAGCCTTCACAATACACAATAATGACTTAACAATGCCTTAACAATTCTCAATCTTGTGTAGGGAAAGCTATTATGGTATtgacttttttatttcacatttcctCATTTAAAATGGTAAGAAACCCATAAAGTGAAATTGCCATAAAAGAGTTCTTATTCTCCCTCTTTGGCTGGAGTGCTGCTATGCCATGCTGCAGGTTCTAGACTTTTCTTCAAATGCAGTGGGAGAGGATATGCAAATGTTTAAGTGGCTGTTTAATGTGTATTCTGATGGACGACACATCTCAGATTGCATTATACATTTTgaaacaaacagcaaacaaacaatcaaacaacaaatagttaaataaaaacacaatgtcAATTGTATGGACACAGAATCTGAAGGGGGTAACATTTTGACATGATAGAGCCACTGCGACATCTGCTGGCTCCATTGTGCTCTTAATTTTACATGACTGCAAAATTCTAATATGATACCAATTAGAGCACAGTTGTAGCATCTGTGTCAAACAAAAGCATATTCATACTACACAAATTCAGAGCATAGTTCTAGGTACTGACCACACACTATTTGGATTGAACTATTGCTGTACTAATTTATGAATGTCTGATTGCAAAGAAAACTAATTAGCATTCTTGCATAGAAAGTGAGAATATGGTCAGTGCAATTCTACTTTATCTTGTGTACTTTATCTTGTGTTAAAATTTGTAGTTTATGGTTTCAGTCCTGGAGGGACACAGCACTGGGAtgatttatttcctattttCAAACATACCAAATTTCAActcaggacactcaagttcttccacaccaccatcagcaaaccatgtctttatgctttgtgcacagggacattgtcatgctagaacaggtttggtctaggccttttagttccagtgatgggAAATTGTAATGATACAGCGTACAATGAAATTATAGACAATTgagtgcttccaactttgtgttAATTGTTTGGGGAAGGAAAACATaagggtgtgatagtcaggtgtccacatacttttgggcgTATAGTGTATATGTGCACTTTGTACTGTAGCTAATCTGTTACTGACCATATTCCATTTGTTTTTATGCACAGTATTTCATAGATCTTCAAAACCTTCATAAGAAAGAACCACCACTAAGAAggtattatttgggtggtgaaTCATGCCAAAAGCAGTCTGCATTCTAACTGAAAAGTAGAAAATGTGCCAGTAGTTTTGCATCTTTTTGTTGGTTCTGCTACAGTTAGATAAACACAGAGAAAGCACCATGTTCAAACATTATGAACTAAGTAATTGCTAATGCAGTTGTTCATGCAGGATCCCAGTTTTCTGGATAGATGTACTTACCATATCACTTGAAATAGAATGTTTATTGTTATAGAAGGAAACATGATTTTTAGATATTGAAATGCGTTCTCAGAGCAAAAAGTGACTGGTGACACAATTAAACCAATGATGATACTTGTGTGATTTATGTTATGATTTATGTTATGAAAAATCAGTGGCAGAGAAGCAATTGTACACATATTGTGAACTCAATTGAAAACTCAAAGGTCTACCAGATTCGGCTTAATTAGTTGATTAAGTTCTGATTTTGTGCAACATTTGAGGAAGTTGAATAAGATCAGGTTAGCAAAAGACACAGTTTACTGAATATTGTTCACAGAGCTAACCACCTGTGTAGGACATCAAAAGGAAATAAACCATGTTTTATTATACAATTCATTCAAATACAGCAGAAGCTTTTTGtggcaaaataaatataaaagaatttGCCATTAGCCCTGTGGTAAAGTGGTCTCTTGCTGGGTGTCCACTGTTCTGCTGACAGGTAAATTATGATTTCCAATGTTTCACTTGAAAGATTCTCATTCAGTCTCAGAAGCAGAGTTTGGAAATAGAAATCTCTGTCAATGGCCCCACAGACAGGCGTGACAAGAAGCAAGATGCTCACATGTAATCAGCAGTAATTGAGGCCTGTGACTGTTGCCTGTGAGACAGATATCGGTTTACCATACTTTTACACCAGACAGGCTGTCAAATCAAACTGCCTGAGCATGGGAAAGTGCTTTTCCATAGCATTTACTTTTCACTGGGATGTTGATACCTCTCAGCAGGGAGACTATTTGGA
This genomic interval from Pangasianodon hypophthalmus isolate fPanHyp1 chromosome 4, fPanHyp1.pri, whole genome shotgun sequence contains the following:
- the si:dkey-185m8.2 gene encoding trichohyalin, translating into MDIQSSHPFIVEAKQQAAAKTAGSPHHDNPPLPELRLVLLGRKGTGKSSSGNTILGVAGGFESGKPTEECVKRRADIASHRVTVVDTPGWEWYYSGNGTPAWVTRETMRSVTVCPPGPHALLLVIRSFASVTEDYYRQVEEHLELLGKTAWAHTMLLFTRGEELGSIPIEQRIKNAGKSFQKLLERCGNRFHVLENKRCGKDGAQVKELIRKIEEMVKESGGRHYECDPLLLGIEVEGKRRARERRKKQRIMESQAQKGIIKAVLTSDISPSEDLDEMSLFSRGSRRLPEVRLILLGERETGKSSAGNTILRGSAFFQTGQATEECSRQQAEISGRLVTVVDVPGWEGGPEGITPDRVKREICASVTLCPPGPHALLLTLRVDALVRATAVREHMELLGEGVWRHTILLFTRGDQLREGVTIEQHIQGGGRDLHWLMEKCGNRYHVVSSTVLESDSSKAQVTALLEKIEKIVSGNRCEAFSPVVQEIQELGKQKNERFNVKLKEVNEKLQRQELELKRMREREVKSIRRIFDWRKDKVKSPEKTRREREEGVDRTEDDRKSIMSELEERMAWLTGDREREIQELSLENSRVIAALSQGCSERGEIIMKLEKKERECEELKEKVDELQVNVLELKRVSMLKEQERKKIEEELTKRHEDAENELKEQLNHKQKEGEELRRRAEEIQKMMAESKLKYEGDILNEKKEQEIGLAEKNELEKRLEEKQKEMEEIKLITENKVREQEERLREMNEKRDTEKNKLSEMIELMTKEMEELQVAYRQQVKSSEAARQIHESTVLKYNELVDKLVGKDAELVAIQQRQNQQEMAKKVEIQNKLKEKDAEITELVKKHMEKEQEIETLKQTIDAKHRTMENVKNDSKAKMAEYISRIKDLENEYKEMEEFLKRENVILKEEIEVMKNLNEENARKKEDDKRKILEVKENIINHLRQQNEESRTHIEDLKKQLIEVQIKLENLQNQNATLIQELDGLHITCEDYKRDLQAQIIKNESREKDIKDILNQSEEMGKIKDALNQENIKKKENEICLLKQRNHTQQMELEVMNERSKELEKKTEEMKKYYEERLSERIAEMDVKDAERERRLHNREQILGKNMQELERGKKDLKKREDDINCREQDIRDEKQQLDRREHELRDKENELKHQYQNNQSLQENLERREKELTEREKELKSKHNEQRDLSEKQELERENIKKQLEEKENGLRRMEEEFSVKQIDLRDQLKDLECHRENLDIRDKEFSKREQQLLESEQLCAVKLQELSEGMQELEQNKQDIEKWQTELTTKECSLMQRSTEFQKKEQELLQREHDLQIKTQDLLETKKEIEAREQVLLNKQEIEAATTDQLKNELETIKDTLAIREQELRNTEDMLDKREQEFKDREKDLDMKEKQIAKIYEEYEAAEKILESKKKAQREFFEKQEKEIENIRQQLEEKEKELITMQDELLVKQINLQKEKKDFESLRENLDNKEKELKKIEQELVNSEQLCEVKAQELSKGVQELEKSKRDNEKWQSELSNKEYDLLLRSNELHKKEQELVQREHNLQLKCQELLGKNEEVEPVQQQLLGNQQHQITETWESQLEDFRKTLAKREQELKKKEDEFQKREQNIKSAEIYLDKREIIVQKREREVQINKEQNDSMLSDLKKKQEIIEEIKGSLETKQHEVSDLEKELSIREHNITNKEKDLSNRYKELDIKEHNMEKCELELKSKDQAFKKTEQELNELKITLESKKKYLENHTAELENQKSEMNIEKQMLKMKSEQLEKWGKYLYNMELKMINSNPSPDFQPWNQKTAINLTQTRNSETMYQEVGIDSRTYDREKGNSSAAEDDQSAEMASSSETTNRELENEELACLVKGKRALEVKIEEYRNGANREDVGTLAKEDDAEEFFEPAGSDGQVTQGLFYQLSELKLMLIGEAWSSRQSAIHTILGEDPEVGNPWRGNISGKPLLVVEPQGIKWRCSRDINMSFQKDLIHSVSLCTPGPHAFVLLLPAYLTFTGQYRRAVECTMATLGETAWRHTVVLFTWAEALGESGQQHIKRNGDLEWLIQKCGGRYHVLDNRHREAHVVELLKMIYEMVAANHGHYYQAQ